In a single window of the Alosa sapidissima isolate fAloSap1 chromosome 18, fAloSap1.pri, whole genome shotgun sequence genome:
- the LOC121690146 gene encoding uncharacterized protein LOC121690146, whose protein sequence is MTAYLTPRRVDSLTEALTGFRLGRLVTAHKVQRLLGLMAAAAAVLPLGLLKARPQQCWFNAFQLHPRDDRHVKLRVSPACIRALRPWRDRRFLLQGVPLGGLPHKRQVISTDASLTGWGAIWEGLSAMGVWPPSWTSEHINVLELKAIHLALQMFLPGLRSQHVLVRSDSTSAVYHVNHQGGTRSRRCLQVAEEWLSWAWPRLASVRAVHIPSVENRAADILSRTGPLPGEWRLNPEVVSQVWAQYGTAQVDLFASAETTHCPEWYSLVGQGGSLGLDALSQDWPTGLLYAFPPSPCTSGPAEDQGGPTHSSAGCSTVAGEALVPRPSPAPAGSAMAVTLPGGSSVPSTRADLASEPRCPAPVGLAPAESVIEQLAESVQETEQRQGSFY, encoded by the coding sequence ATGACGGCGTATCTCACTCCACGGAGGGTAGACAGCTTGACCGAGGCTCTGACAGGCTTTCGGCTGGGCAGACTGGTCACCGCCCACAAAGTCCAGAGGCTGTTGGGCTTAATGGCCGCGGCAGCTGCGGTACTGCCATTGGGCCTGCTGAAGGCACGCCCCCAGCAGTGTTGGTTCAATGCCTTTCAGCTCCACCCGAGAGACGACAGGCATGTGAAGTTGCGGGTGTCTCCTGCTTGCATCCGAGCCCTGCGTCCTTGGAGGGACAGGAGGTTTTTACTCCAGGGGGTTCCACTGGGGGGCcttcctcacaagaggcaagtcATCTCGACAGACGCTTCTCTGACAGGCTGGGGAGCTATCTGGGAAGGGCTGTCAGCGATGGGTGTGTGGCCTCCCTCCTGGACGTCAGAGCACATCAACGTCCTCGAGCTGAAGGCCATCCATCTCGCCCTGCAGATGTTCCTGCCAGGGTTgcgaagccaacatgttctggtGAGGTCAGACAGCACCTCGGCGGTGTATCATGTCAATCACCAGGGCGGCACGAGGTCCCGGCGGTGCCTCCAGGTGGCGGAGGAGTGGCTGTCATGGGCATGGCCGCGTCTGGCTTCAGTGAGGGCAGTGCACATTCCAAGCGTGGAGAACAGGGCGGCCGACATTCTCTCCAGGACCGGGCCACTCCCGGGGGAATGGAGATTGAACCCAGAGGTGGTCAGCCAGGTCTGGGCTCAGTATGGGACTGCACAAGTGGACCTGTTTGCGTCGGCGGAAACGACTCACTGCCCAGAGTGGTACTCTCTCGTGGGACAGGGAGGCAGTTTGGGCCTGGATGCTCTGTCACAAGACTGGCCGACAGGCTTGTTGTACGCTTTTCCTCCATCCCCTTGTACCTCAGGTCCTGCGGAGGATCAGGGAGGGCCGACACACAGTTCTGCTGGTTGCTCCACGGTGGCCGGCGAGGCCTTGGTTCCCCGACCTTCTCCGGCTCCTGCAGGGTCAGCCATGGCAGTTACCCTGCCGGGCGGATCTTCTGTCCCAAGCACACGGGCAGATCTGGCATCCGAACCCAGGTGCCCTGCGCCTGTGGGTTTGGCCCCTGCAGAGTCCGTCATTGAACAGCTAGCTGAGTCTGTGCAGGAGACTGAACAACGCCAGGGCTCCTTCTACTAG